Proteins co-encoded in one Lacerta agilis isolate rLacAgi1 chromosome 6, rLacAgi1.pri, whole genome shotgun sequence genomic window:
- the RPS21 gene encoding 40S ribosomal protein S21 — protein MQNDAGEFVDLYVPRKCSASNRIIGAKDHASTQMNICEVDKVTGRVNGQCKTYAVCGAIRRMGESDDSILRLAKNDGIIPKNF, from the exons ATGCAGAACGACGCTGGGGAGTTTGTGGATCTCTACGTTCCTCGTAAATG CTCTGCTAGCAACCGGATAATTGGTGCTAAAGACCATGCCTCCACCCAGATGAATATTTGTGAG GTTGATAAAGTCACAGGCAGAGTCAATGGCCAGTGCAAAACTTACGCAGTTTGTGGAGCAATTCGCAGAATG GGGGAATCTGATGACTCAATCCTGCGCCTTGCAAAGAACGATGGTATAATACCCAA gAATTTCTAA